The genomic segment CAGGGCGCACGACGGAAGCGCCGCGCCGAGGACGGCGACGGGGAGGCGGGCCATCGCGTCGGAGGCGCCGAGGACGGCGAAGACGACTCGGTCGAGGTGGTACAGCAGGGGGCCGCCGGCGACGGGGCGGTACTCGAACGCGCCCGTCTCGAGGTAGCGGAGCGTCCAGTAGCCGACGCGGGCCTCGTCCCAGTGGAACGGGCGCGCACCGAGACCGACGAGACGGGCGAGGAGGGCGAGAGCGGCGAACGCGACGACGGCGGCGGCGACGCGGTCGGTCCTGAAGTCGAGGCCGAGAACCGTCGCCGACGCGTCGCCGGACGCGTCTCCGGGAGACATGGCAGAGAGTCCCGCGTAGTCGGGTAGAAACTTTTTGGTCCCGCTCGCTCGGTTCGCAAGGCACAAGCCCGGTGCGGGCGGACGACTCGACATGGGAATCGTGGAGTCGTTGCCGCCGCGACCGCTGACTGCGAAGGAACTGATGGACTTGAACCGCTCGGACGCCCTCGAACTCGCCAGTCCCATCGAGGAGGAGGGCGACGCCAGCGGCGTCATCCTCGCCACCGACTCGTGGGTGAAGGGACTCGCCTACGACGACGCGGGCGAGGGGTGGACCGTCGTGGAGACGGTGTCGCTGGTCGACCGGGAGCGAATCGACGGCCTCCAGGCGTGCGAGACGGCCATCCTCGACTTCCGGGGCGAATCGGTCGGCGACGCGGACGGCGGGAGCGACGTGGACGGCGCGGCGGACGGGTCCGAAGCGGACGCGTCGTCCGCCGAGTGACCTCGGGCCGTGGACAGTTTCTAATCCCGGGCGCTCGAATCGACGGCCGATGTACGAACACATACTCGTGCCGACGGACGGTAGCGCGGCGAGCGAAGGTGCGGTCGACCACGCCGTCGACCTGGCGAAGCAGTACGACGCGACCATCCACGCGCTGTACGTCGTGGACTCGGGGTCGTACACGTCGCTGGAGGCGGGGTCCGACATCGTCCTCGAAGCGCTGAAGGACGAGGGGAAGACGGCCGTCGGTCTCGTCGTCGACGCCGCCGAGGAAGCCGGCGTCGATGTCGAGTCGCGGGTGCAGACGGGGACGGCCCACCGGGCGATTCTCGACTACGCCGAAGCCGAGGGCTGCGACCTCATCGTCATGGGGACGCACGGACGGACCGGCCTGAACCGCTACCTCCTCGGGAGCGTCACCGAACGGGTCGTCCGCAGTTCCGACGTGCCCGTGCTGACGGTACGAGCCGGCGAGGAGGAGTGAGCGGTCGGACGTCCGGCCGCGGCCAGCGAACCGGCTGACACCGGCCAGCACCCTGCTGCGTCGAGACGCCGCCCGTGACCGACCGGTCGAACGGCGGCGACGGACCGGACTCTCGCCCGACACCGACACTCTGCAGCGGAGTTATCTCACGATCCTTACAATTTCTATTCTGGACGCTATTCAGTATTTTTGGGCAATTTCAAGATGTATGTCTATATTCGTCCCTTGGAGAGTCTTGCAATACAGTATATGTACGGAAAAACATTATAAATCTATTTTTACTGAGGTGTTGTGTGTCGAATCGCATGGTCGAATTTACTCGACGCAAACTGATGGCGACGTCCGTCGCGGCATCGCTCGGAGCGAGCGTAGCCGGGGCGGCGAGCGCAGACGAGGTAGAGGAGACAGATACGCCGGGAGCACCGAGCGTGAAGGGCAGTCTCAAGCGGTTCTCGACGACCGCGTTCGGGGCGGAGGTAACCGGTCCGTTCGTCTTCCACGACGGGTCGCTGTTGTACAGCCTCCAGCACCCGTCCGCAGAGAACGGCGAACCCTTCGGCCGGGCGGGAGTCGGCTACTTCAAGGGGTTCCAGTTCGAGTTCGACGGCGACAACGACGACTTCGAGGAGGTCGGAATCCCCGAGACAGAGGAGGAACAGCGGGACCTCCGCTCCGAGAGCGGCGACTACGAGATCCTCTTCTACGGGCGCGAACCGATCAACGGCGGCGACGAACTGCTCGGCGTGACGCAGACGCCGGACGGGACGGACATCATGCGCGAGAGTCCCGAGGACCCGGAGCGCGAGGAGCGACCCTACTTCGCGGGCACCCAGTACGGACTCGCCGCGAGCAACCCCGACTGCAACCAGTTCGTCTCGACGAACGACGAGGGGACCGAGGGCTACTTGTTCACCAACTGGGAGAACAGCCCCGGCAGCGTCTCCCGCGTCCCCCTCAGTCAGGACGAGGACGGGGAGTGGCACGCCGACCTGGAGAACGCCATGAACCTGACCAACACCGAGTCGCTGCGCGCTCACGGCGGGACGCGGATCAACTGCTACGGCGACTTGACGCCGTGGGAGACGATGGTGTCCGCCGAAGAGAACTACTCACACCCACGCGTCAACCAGACGGCCAAGGTGAGCGACATGGTCGAGGCGGGAACCGGACTCGGACTCGTCGGCGCGGCCCATTTCTGGAACCGGCCGAACCCCAGCGAGATTTCGAGCGCGATATCGACGTACGCGGAGAAGGACCACATCGACGAGGACTTCAGCCCGCAGGGCTACTGGTCGCTGACCGGCGTCGAGTTCCTCGCGTACTACCTCGGCTCCGACCAGAACGACCAGGTCGACGACCAGAACCTCCGGACGACGCCGATAGACGACGTCTACCCGAACCCGTACCGCTACGGCTACTTCGTGGACTTCCGCGAGCCGGCGGCCGACGAGCCCGAAGCGGTCAAGTACTACGTCATGGGCCGGGCGTCGTGGGAGGCCCCGGACTTCCAGGGCGACAACAAGACCGTCTACGGCTGTTCGGACGGCGACAGCAAGGGCATCTACAAGTTCGTCGCGGACTCGCCCATCCAGTGGTACGACGACCCGATGCGGGTCGAGGGCACGCTGTACGCCCCGAAGATCACGAACGACGCCGCGAACGCCGAGGAGGCCGGCCAGCGGAACTCC from the Halogeometricum rufum genome contains:
- a CDS encoding universal stress protein, yielding MYEHILVPTDGSAASEGAVDHAVDLAKQYDATIHALYVVDSGSYTSLEAGSDIVLEALKDEGKTAVGLVVDAAEEAGVDVESRVQTGTAHRAILDYAEAEGCDLIVMGTHGRTGLNRYLLGSVTERVVRSSDVPVLTVRAGEEE
- a CDS encoding alkaline phosphatase PhoX; protein product: MVEFTRRKLMATSVAASLGASVAGAASADEVEETDTPGAPSVKGSLKRFSTTAFGAEVTGPFVFHDGSLLYSLQHPSAENGEPFGRAGVGYFKGFQFEFDGDNDDFEEVGIPETEEEQRDLRSESGDYEILFYGREPINGGDELLGVTQTPDGTDIMRESPEDPEREERPYFAGTQYGLAASNPDCNQFVSTNDEGTEGYLFTNWENSPGSVSRVPLSQDEDGEWHADLENAMNLTNTESLRAHGGTRINCYGDLTPWETMVSAEENYSHPRVNQTAKVSDMVEAGTGLGLVGAAHFWNRPNPSEISSAISTYAEKDHIDEDFSPQGYWSLTGVEFLAYYLGSDQNDQVDDQNLRTTPIDDVYPNPYRYGYFVDFREPAADEPEAVKYYVMGRASWEAPDFQGDNKTVYGCSDGDSKGIYKFVADSPIQWYDDPMRVEGTLYAPKITNDAANAEEAGQRNSPADVPLEVEWLPLGHATNAEVESWIAEYDDVTQVDYLEAHAETNWADDPAAALREADLNVIENGNRNYISNEDIVEWARQYEENGHDGVDEELRRVPFLETRAAAKEIGASIEFNKAEGVDSVDDAGPGDYVYFGISEFNDDLANDTGDIQMDRVDGGVVYRGELEEDYNISTLEPVIVGPDFTDPPEDANDALRNVDNVYTMRDGRVLCCEDGFGGPARSYPNDGLYVYQPESVGKTVSEYLNGSEETETEDGNGEESPGDGSDGNAGGNGNPGNSSSGNSSDGNAGGNGSPGNSSSGNSSSSNSSSGNSSSS